Genomic window (Mycolicibacterium smegmatis):
GCGACCACACTGCTCCGTTCGTGGGTCCACCTGTCGATGGCCCAGTTGTCGGAGGTGATCGATGATCTGCGGGGCTACGTGCTGGATCCCCTGAGGAAGGTACACGATCGGGAACTGATCGTGGAGACCATCCAGACGTTCGCCGACAACGGATCGGTGGCCGATACGGCATCGGTGCTCTACTGCCACCGCAACACGGTCATGAACCGGATTCGACGCTTCGAGGAAGCCACCGGCATCAGCCTGCGAAGCCCGCGTTCTCTTGCGATGGTGCAATTGTGTCTACTGCCTGCCTGATCAGTTGACCTGGTGGGTTCTGCGCATTGTCCGAGAGTCGTCGTGACAGGTGGACCGAAGAGTCGCGGTGGCATCAGAGTGTCAGGACGAGTTTGCCCCGGGAGGTGCCCGACTTCCATGAGTCGATGCGCATCCGAAACACGTTCGAACAGAGAGGTTTCCTGCACATGGAAGTCCTCGCTGCGCTGGACCGCGACCAGCCTCGCCCCGTGGACGTCATCCGACTACTCACCGGTCAGTTTTGGTGTCGCTGCCGATACGCCGACGGGGATTGGCCGTGAACCTTCGCGAATTGACGTGAGAAGTACAGCGGATCGTTGAAGCCCGCGGCGCGAGCGACCGCCGCGATGGTGAGAGTGGTGGTGTCGAGGAGTTCGCGAGCGCGCGACATGCGCAGCTGCTGTTGAAACTCCAAGGGTCCGATACCTGTCCGCTGGCGAAACAACGCGTTGAGGTGTGAGGTACTGAGGCCGACGATGGCCGCCAACGCCGCGACATCGGTGCGTCGCGGACTTGTTGAGCGCAGATGCTCCAAGGCCCTGTCCACAGGGTCTGCCTCACCTGTTGAACGCTGGCGGCCGGTGGCGGCGATGACGGTCAAGGCGTGCCAGGCGGCGCCGGCTGCGCCGATGAGACCGGCGGTGGTGCTGGCGTCCGCGAGCATGTCGATCACCTGCGAGATCAGGCTCGTCGCCGGTGCCGGATCGACGAGGTGAACCACCGGGCTGACTGGTGACACCCTGGCCGCGGCGATCAATTCTGCACTGTCGGAGCCCGTGACGTGCATCCACCACAAGGTCCACGGGTCTGACTCGGCTGCGCCGTACATGTGCGCCCGCCCTTTCGGTAGCAGTACCGCGTCGCCTACGCCGACGTCGAACGCCCCCTCCTCGGTGCGGCACCACCCGGCACCGGCTGTACACACCATGACCACGTGCTCGGTGGCCCCGCGAGACCGGGATCGCCCGTGACGGGTGGCCCGCGGAAAGAACCCGGCGTCGGTGACGAGCAGCCTGCGGGTGACCGGCGCACCCAGCGCGTGGTCCACGACCGGACGCGGTACCGCGAGCATCCGCTGCCCGACGAAGCCGTCAGCGATCCATGCTGCCGTTGATTCGTCCATAGAGCTCATAGCTATGACTATGCTCTACAGCACAAATGAGGGATACCTTTCGACTCGTGTTCATCGAAAACGTGCTATCCGCTCCTGAGCGGCTCACGTGGTCGGCAAACTCTTCGAGATGTTTTGCCGGTGACCCGCATTCGTAACCGATGCCCGCGGGCATCGTTGATTTCTGTTGTTACGCAGAGGGTTTTGCGGATGTCGGGAGGAAGCCGACACAGGAGAATCGAGGTTGACATGCCGAGATCGCTGCGGCGGAGGGCGGTCCGGTTTGCGACGCTGATGCTGGTCGCGGCACTGGCCGTATCCGGTTGCTCACGCATCGGCGAGAACGGTCGCATCGCAGTGGTGTACCTGAACGCCGAGGGTTTCTATGCGGGGGTCAAGGTCGGGGTGAAGAAGGCCTTCGCCGACGCCGGCGACGCTCCCCAGCTGATCGAGACCAACGCGCGGTCCGATCCATCGCAGGAGAGCGCCTTCATCGATACGGTGAGCTCGGTGCAGGTCGACGCGCTGATCTTGTCGCCGACATCTGCCGACGCCTCGGTGCCGGCTGTCCGGCTTGCCCATGACAGTGGGATCCCGGTGATCTGCTACAACACGTGCGTCACCGAGTCTGATGCCCGCAAGTACGTCGACTCCTGGATTCTCGGCTCCCCGCAGGAGTTCGGGCGTATCGGTGGTGAGCAGATGGGCAACTACTTCATCGAGAACGGCATCACCCACCCCAAGGTTGCAGTGATCAACTGCGAGCAGTTCGAGGTGTGCATTCAGCGTCGACAGGGATTCGAGCAAGCTCTGACGAGTTTGGTGCCCGCCGCCGAGATCGTCGCCAATCAGCAGGGGTTGCTCGTGGACGAGGCCGTCGAGGCCTCCGAGCGGATCCTCACAGCCCACCCCGACCTGGACGCGTTCTACGGTGAAGCCGGATCCATGACGGTGGGTGCGGTACGTGCCGTGCAGGCCAGAAGGCTCACCGGCCGGGTCGTGGTCTTCGGCGGCGACATGTCCACGCAGATCGCTCAGATGCTGCAGGAGGGGTCGGTTCTCCGAGGCGTCGCCGACATCTCCGGCATCACCGTCGGTGAAATGGCAGCCGACGCGGCGCTGCGCCTCCTCAGAGGGCAGCGGTCTGAGAACCTCATCGTCGACGCTCCCGTCGATGCGTACGAGGGACCTGATGCGGGCACCCGTTGGCTGCGGGAACATCCCGACGGAATCCCATGACCTGGCCCGGATCCACTCCTGTGCAGCCAGATTCACCCTCGACCGATGAAAGGGCATCGAATGTCCGCGAGCCGTTCTCTGGCAGCACCGCTGTTGAAAGTCGATGCCGTGACCAAGCGGTACATCGGCGTCACCGCCCTCACTGACGCCAGCCTTGCGGTGGGCGCCGGAGAGGTGCGTGCGCTCCTGGGCCGCAACGGTGCCGGGAAATCCACCCTTATCCGAATCCTGTCCGGCGTCGAGCAGGCCGACACGGGGACAGTGTCCATCGACGGCACGATTCTCGACGGTGGCGGGGTACGTCGTGCGAATGAACTGGGAGTTCAGACCGTACATCAGGAACTCAGCCTGGTGCCGGACATGACGGTCGCCGAGAACATGTTCGTCGGTGCGTGGCCGCGCAGCGGGGGCAAGATCGACTACGACGCGATGCGAGCCGAAGCATCCACGGTCATCGACCGCCTCGGTCTGGATATCGACCCTGATTCCCCCGTTGCGGCGTTGTCGCTGGCGACCCGCCAACTCGTCGAGATCTGCCGCGCGGTCCGCCGGCAACCGCGCGTGTTGATCCTCGACGAACCCACCAGCGCGCTGGCCGCGACGGAGGTGTCCATCGTGCTCGACACCGTGACCCGCATCGCCCAGACCGGTGTCGCCGTGATCTACGTCAGTCATCGCCTCGATGAAATACGCCGCATCGCCTCCAGCGCAACAATCCTGCGGGACGGTCGAGTCGTCGACACCGTCGAGATGGACACCACGGGTACCGATGCGATGATCGCCATGATGGTAGGCCCTGACCACCAAGCCCAGGAGCGGCCACCGCTGCGGGCCGTCGACCGCACCCGCACGCCGCTGCTGTCGGTACGCGACCTGCGCTTACCACCCAAGATCGAGAAGGTCTCCTTCGATCTGTTCGCCGGTGAAGTGCTCGGCATTGCCGGTCTCATGGGATCGGGGCGTACCGAGGTACTCCGCGCCGTCGCCGGCTTCGACACCCCGGTGTCCGGCGAGATGACGCTCGATGGAAAGCCGATGCCGTGGAACGCACCTGCGGTGATGAAACGCAATGGCGTCGGGCTCACGCCCGAGGACCGCAAGCACGACGCGATCGTGCCGTTGCTCGGTGTCGACGAGAACATGGTGCTGTCGGACTACACCAGGGTTCGCCACCACGGACCAATCTCGTTGCGTCGTATGCGCACAGCCGCCCAGTCGTTGATCGATCGGCTGCGCATCGAGACCGCCTCGCCGGTGACACCGATCGTCAACCTGTCCGGAGGCAACCAACAGAAGGCGATCATCGGACGCTGGCTACACGCCGACGCCTCGATCCTGCTGCTGGACGAACCCACCCGCGGGGTGGATGTGGCGGCGAAAGCCGGCATCTACGACCTGGTGCGCGCGTTGGCGGATGCGGGCAAGGCAGTCATCTTCGTGTCCGGTGAGCTGGAGGAGCTACCGCTGGTGTGCGACCGAGTCATCACTGTCCAGGGCGGTCGGGTGACCGCCGAGTTCATCGGCGTCGACGTCACCGTCGACGCCGTCCTGTCCGCCGCGATGGCGGCGTGAAACCCACAGGGAGACAGACGATATGAGCACATTACGGTCAGACGCCCACCCTGACGCCACACCGCGGGCCGCATCGCCGAGGTCGTACCGACTCAATGAGATCGGACTTCTGGTCGCGATCGTCGCGTTGTACATCGCGCTGAGCGCCTCAGCAGCCGGCTTCCTGACTGCCGGCAACCAGTTGGGCATCCTGCGCGACGCGGCAACGATCGGTATCGCCGCGTGGGGTGTCACGCTCGTGATCATCGCCGGGGACATCGACATCAGTATCGGTCCCGCAGTGGCGTTCTCATCGGTACTGGTCGCCAAGGGAAGTGCCCAATGGGGACTCGGTATCGGCGGGGCCATCGTGTTGACCTTGGTCCTCGGCACGCTATGGGGTGCGGTGGCCGGTTATCTACGCGCCCGGTTCAATGTCCCCTCGTTCATCACCACGCTCGGCTTGTGGAGCATCCTCGGTGGCCTTGCCCTGTACATGACTGACGCGTTGCCGGTGGTGCTCCCGGCCAGCAGCATGATGGAGGTTCTCGGCGGCGACATTCTGGGTGTGCCCACGTCAGCGATCATCATGCTCGTCCTCTTCGCGGTTTTCGCATACGTTGCGAAGTTCACGGCCTACGGCCGATCGGTTTATGCCATCGGCGGCAACGCCGCGGCGGCGATGCTTGCAGGCATCAACCTCACCCGCACCCGCGTGATCCTGTTCGCCACCACCGGACTGCTCTCGGCAGTCACCGGCATCCTGGTTGCGGCGCGTCTCGGATCCGGCAACGGCGGCGCCGCGGGCGGACTCGAGTTCGATGTGATCGCGGCCGTGGTCATCGGCGGCACCTTGCTCGCCGGCGGCCGGGGCAGCCTGGTCGGCACCCTTCTCGGGGTCGTGTTCATCACGGTCATCGCCAACGGACTGGTGTTACTCGGCATCGACTCCTTCCTGCAGGAGGTTGTGCGCGGCGTCATCATCGTCGGCGCAGTGCTGATCAACGTGATCATCGGTCGACGCCGGAATGCCACTCGCACCACCTGATTCCCCCGACTGACGTGACCACCGACCCGCAGACAGGAAATACCATGAATCACACCACCATTCCCTCCACGATGGACGGTGTATACCTGCCCGGTGACTCCACCGCAGTACTGAAGCAATTCGACGTCCGCCCACCCGGGCCAGGGCAAGTGCTCCTCGAGATGGGCGCATCCGGCATCTGTGGCAGCGACATCGGATACATCTACCGCGGGTACAAGGGTTACCGCGGGATCGACGGACCCGCCTACCGAGGTGTGGTCGCAGGCCACGAGCCTGCCGGGCGCATTGTCGCCACAGGAGAAGGAGTCACACGCTTCGGCGTGGGCGATCGGGTGCTGCTGTACCACATCGTGGGCTGCGGGCTGTGCGACAACTGCCGCCGCGGCTTCTACATCAGCTGCAGTGGAGACCGGGCATCCTACGGGTGGCAGCGCGACGGCGGCCACGCCCGCTATGTGCTGGCCGAGGAACGTACCTGCATCCCCCTGCCCGACGAATTGTCGTTCGTCGACGGCGCCCTGATCGCATGCGGGTTCGCCACCGCCTACGAAGGGCTGCGCCGCGCCGGCGTCAGCGGCGACCACGATCTGTTGGTGGTCGGTCTCGGCCCCGTCGGCCTGGCGGCCGGAATGATCGGCCGGGGCATGGGCGCTGCGACGGTGATCGGCGTCGAGCCCTCCACCACACGCCGCGAATGGGCTGACAGCCTGGGAATTTTCGACGCCACCATCCCCGCGGGCCCCGACGCTCTGGACACGATCACAGAACTGACCCGCGGCGCCGGCGCCAGTGTCACCATCGACTGCTCGGGAAGCCGCGCGGGGCGTTCGCTGGCACTGGAAGCCGCTGCCGAATGGGGCAACATCTCTCTGGTCGGCGAGGGCAACGATCTTCATACGGAAGTGTCGGACACCCTGCTGCACAAGCAGTTGACCATTCACGCCTCCTGGGTCACCTCTCTGCCCACCATGAGTGAGCTGGCCACCAATCTCGTGCGGTGGAACCTGAAGCCGGAAACCGTCGTCAGCGATATCTTCCCGCTGTCGCAGGCCGCACGCGCCTACGAGTTGGCGGCAGGCACCAGCCGCGGCAAGGTGTGCCTGGTCCCGGATGGGAACGCCGCGTGACGGTCTCCATCCCGCAGTCGTGGGTGACCCACGGCCATCACGATGTGTACTGGATCCGAACCGGCTCCCTCACTTTGGGTGTGGTGCCGGCGCTCGGCGGGCGGCTGCTCAGCCTGCGACTCGGTGAGCGAGAACTGCTGTGGCGCAACCCCGCACTGCTGGGCGAAGATCTGCAGCCAGTGGGCGGACACATTCCGGCACCGGTCAGCGGGCGCCTGGGCGACTGGTGCAATTACGGCGGGGACAAGACCTGGCCTGCCCCGCAGGGCTGGTCGTCACCGCAACAGTGGGCGGGGCCACCCGATCCCGTCCTCGACTCCGGCCACTACGCAGTCGATGTCTGCAGATGGGAGGCCACAACCGAACTCGCAGTCACCAGTCCGCCCGATCCGCGTACGGGATTACAGATAACCCGGACATTCACCGTCAACACCGACAGTGAATTCGTCATCCACCTGTCCGCGACCAATGTCACCGATCACGAGGTGACCTGGGCGCTGTGGAATGTGACCCAGCTGCCCGGCGGCGGAACCGTCGAAGTCGATGTGGAACATCGATTCACAGAACCCATCGAGATCCTGGCCGGCACCGGTGTGCCGACCTGGCGCCGCAGCGGTCCGGACACCATCACCATCGACCCACAAGATGTCGTCGGCAAGCTGGGGTTCCCCTACGCCACCGGCAGGCTGCGATATCTACACCAAAATGTCACGCTCGCATGGGATTTCCCTGTCGATGAAGATGCGCCCTACCCGGATGAGGGTGCCCGGGCCGAGCTGTGGATGGAGCATCCGCAACCGGCGCCGCTGGCCAGTCTCGACGGGCTCGATCCCCCCGACCGCATCGTCGAGTGTGAAGTTCTTTCCGCGTCGCACACCTTGGCTCCGGGCAGTTCGATGACTTTTCCCGTGAAGCTCAGCGTCCACACCTCCCCTGGCGGTGGGCGGTGATGACACAAGGGCGTGCACGGGTCGCGGTGGTCACCGGCGCCGCTCGCGGCATCGGGGAGGCCACTGCACGACAGCTCCACGCCGACGGATTTGCGGTGGCTCTGATGGACCTCGCGCCCGAGGTCGGCGACCTGGCCCGCGAACTGTCAGGCGGTACAGGGAATGCGATCGGTATCCGCGGTGACGTCGCCGACCCGCGAGCATGGGCCGATGCCGCATCGGCGGCGCGGACCTTGGGGAGTGTCAGCGTGCTCGTCTCCAACGCGATGACCGTCGACATCGCCTCCCTCGACGAGACATCCACGGCCAGCTGGCACCGCCAGCTCGACGTGATGCTCACCGGCACATTCCACGGCGTCAAGACGTTCCTGCCCGACCTGCGCGCCGCACGCGGCTCGATCGTGCTGGTGTCTTCGGTGCACGCCATGTTCGGCCTGCCCGGCCGACCGGCATACGCTGCCGCCAAGGCTGGCCTCACCGGTCTCGGCCGTCAACTCGCCGCCGAGTACGGCCCGCAACTGCGGGTCAACACAGTGTTGCCTGGCCCCATCTTGACCGCATCGTGGGACGGTATCGGAGAGCAGGACCGGCGCACCAGCGCGGCGGCCACGGCGCTGGGCCGGCTCGGCACTCCCCGGGAAGTCGCCTCCGTGATCTCATTCCTGGCGTCCGAGGCAAGCTCGTACATCACGGGTGCCAGCATTCCGGTGGACGGAGGCTGGAGCGTCACAAAGGATTCCTCATGACACCTGCACTGACATCCGCATGGCAACCGATCGGTCCGGCCTTGGAACTGGGCGAAGGGGCACGCCTCGTCGATGGCCAGCTGCTGCACGTCGACCTGCTGAAAGGACGTCTGTTCAGCAGGGATGTGTGCACCGGTGACGTACACCGGCTCGCCGCATTGGATATTCCGCTGGGCGCCGTCGCTCCGGTGGACGGGCGCGCAGGTGAGTTCATCGCGACGCTGGGTACCGGAATCGGTTTCCTGGCAAAGGGATCCGTCATGCGCGAAGGGCCGAGTTTCGGTGTTGACGCCACTCGTGTACGAGTGAACGACGGTGCGTGTGATCCCGGTGGAAGATTCTGGGCAGGCGTGATGGCCTACGAACCCTCACCCGAGGCCGGCGCGCTGTTCCGCATCGACCGCGACGGCACGATCACCCGTGTCGTCGACGGATTGGCCGTGCCCAATGGCCCAGCTTTCAGTGCATCGGGAACGGTCATGTATCTGGCCGACAGCGCCGCGGGGCAAATCTACCGGTTCGATGTCGACGAGGCTGGGCACCTCACCGGGCGTGAGGTTTTCGCCACGGTGGACGGATCACCCGACGGAATGACCGTCGATGCCGAGTCACATCTCTGGACCGCGATCTGGGGAGCAGGTGAAGTGCACCGCTACGCACCCACCGGCGACCTCGTGGAGGTCATCCCGGTTCCCGCGCAGCAGCCGACGAGCGTCGCGATCGGCGAGGGGAAGGTGTTTGTCACCTCTGCGACCCACGGGCTGAACCAACCGGGGCCCGACGACGGACGGACATTCGCCGCCGACTGTGCCGTTGAGGGTCTGCCCACCTCCGCTTTCAAGCCTGTGACCGGCGGATCGTCCCACGGATGATGAGGCGCCGAACGAGTGCGCCTGCGGGGCCGAGATCCGTTGTCGACCAGTCATTCCAGGCGCTACTCGCCCTCGGGATTGCTGTCGAGTGAGAACATCGCCAACGCGGTGAAGATGTTCATCCTCTTGGCGGGATCGTTGAGGAACTGCCCGGTGATGGACTCGATGCGGTTGATGCGCGCGCGCAACGTGTTCGGATGGATGAACAACTTTCGGGCCGACTCGGTGATGTTGCAGTCGGTCGCACGCAGCGTGCGCAGGATCCGGCGTTGGTCGAGAGCGTCAGGGGTGTCGTCGGCGACCGATCCGAGCGTTTCGGTGACGAAACCGCGCCGGGCGTGTTCGGGCAGCTGGTAAAGGAGGCCGAGGATGCCGAGATCGCGATAGCGTGTCACGCGGTTGACGCCGCCCACACGTCGCCCGACGGCGACCGCCCGCTGGGCCTGTCGGAAAGCACCCGGATAACTGCGGGGTGCGGTCACCTCGTCGCTCGCTCCGATGACCAATGGTGTGCGC
Coding sequences:
- a CDS encoding sugar ABC transporter ATP-binding protein, which gives rise to MTKRYIGVTALTDASLAVGAGEVRALLGRNGAGKSTLIRILSGVEQADTGTVSIDGTILDGGGVRRANELGVQTVHQELSLVPDMTVAENMFVGAWPRSGGKIDYDAMRAEASTVIDRLGLDIDPDSPVAALSLATRQLVEICRAVRRQPRVLILDEPTSALAATEVSIVLDTVTRIAQTGVAVIYVSHRLDEIRRIASSATILRDGRVVDTVEMDTTGTDAMIAMMVGPDHQAQERPPLRAVDRTRTPLLSVRDLRLPPKIEKVSFDLFAGEVLGIAGLMGSGRTEVLRAVAGFDTPVSGEMTLDGKPMPWNAPAVMKRNGVGLTPEDRKHDAIVPLLGVDENMVLSDYTRVRHHGPISLRRMRTAAQSLIDRLRIETASPVTPIVNLSGGNQQKAIIGRWLHADASILLLDEPTRGVDVAAKAGIYDLVRALADAGKAVIFVSGELEELPLVCDRVITVQGGRVTAEFIGVDVTVDAVLSAAMAA
- a CDS encoding ABC transporter permease, with the protein product MSTLRSDAHPDATPRAASPRSYRLNEIGLLVAIVALYIALSASAAGFLTAGNQLGILRDAATIGIAAWGVTLVIIAGDIDISIGPAVAFSSVLVAKGSAQWGLGIGGAIVLTLVLGTLWGAVAGYLRARFNVPSFITTLGLWSILGGLALYMTDALPVVLPASSMMEVLGGDILGVPTSAIIMLVLFAVFAYVAKFTAYGRSVYAIGGNAAAAMLAGINLTRTRVILFATTGLLSAVTGILVAARLGSGNGGAAGGLEFDVIAAVVIGGTLLAGGRGSLVGTLLGVVFITVIANGLVLLGIDSFLQEVVRGVIIVGAVLINVIIGRRRNATRTT
- a CDS encoding substrate-binding domain-containing protein, with the translated sequence MPRSLRRRAVRFATLMLVAALAVSGCSRIGENGRIAVVYLNAEGFYAGVKVGVKKAFADAGDAPQLIETNARSDPSQESAFIDTVSSVQVDALILSPTSADASVPAVRLAHDSGIPVICYNTCVTESDARKYVDSWILGSPQEFGRIGGEQMGNYFIENGITHPKVAVINCEQFEVCIQRRQGFEQALTSLVPAAEIVANQQGLLVDEAVEASERILTAHPDLDAFYGEAGSMTVGAVRAVQARRLTGRVVVFGGDMSTQIAQMLQEGSVLRGVADISGITVGEMAADAALRLLRGQRSENLIVDAPVDAYEGPDAGTRWLREHPDGIP
- a CDS encoding zinc-dependent alcohol dehydrogenase family protein, yielding MNHTTIPSTMDGVYLPGDSTAVLKQFDVRPPGPGQVLLEMGASGICGSDIGYIYRGYKGYRGIDGPAYRGVVAGHEPAGRIVATGEGVTRFGVGDRVLLYHIVGCGLCDNCRRGFYISCSGDRASYGWQRDGGHARYVLAEERTCIPLPDELSFVDGALIACGFATAYEGLRRAGVSGDHDLLVVGLGPVGLAAGMIGRGMGAATVIGVEPSTTRREWADSLGIFDATIPAGPDALDTITELTRGAGASVTIDCSGSRAGRSLALEAAAEWGNISLVGEGNDLHTEVSDTLLHKQLTIHASWVTSLPTMSELATNLVRWNLKPETVVSDIFPLSQAARAYELAAGTSRGKVCLVPDGNAA
- a CDS encoding AraC family transcriptional regulator translates to MSSMDESTAAWIADGFVGQRMLAVPRPVVDHALGAPVTRRLLVTDAGFFPRATRHGRSRSRGATEHVVMVCTAGAGWCRTEEGAFDVGVGDAVLLPKGRAHMYGAAESDPWTLWWMHVTGSDSAELIAAARVSPVSPVVHLVDPAPATSLISQVIDMLADASTTAGLIGAAGAAWHALTVIAATGRQRSTGEADPVDRALEHLRSTSPRRTDVAALAAIVGLSTSHLNALFRQRTGIGPLEFQQQLRMSRARELLDTTTLTIAAVARAAGFNDPLYFSRQFAKVHGQSPSAYRQRHQN
- a CDS encoding SMP-30/gluconolactonase/LRE family protein, which codes for MTPALTSAWQPIGPALELGEGARLVDGQLLHVDLLKGRLFSRDVCTGDVHRLAALDIPLGAVAPVDGRAGEFIATLGTGIGFLAKGSVMREGPSFGVDATRVRVNDGACDPGGRFWAGVMAYEPSPEAGALFRIDRDGTITRVVDGLAVPNGPAFSASGTVMYLADSAAGQIYRFDVDEAGHLTGREVFATVDGSPDGMTVDAESHLWTAIWGAGEVHRYAPTGDLVEVIPVPAQQPTSVAIGEGKVFVTSATHGLNQPGPDDGRTFAADCAVEGLPTSAFKPVTGGSSHG
- a CDS encoding SDR family NAD(P)-dependent oxidoreductase, whose protein sequence is MTQGRARVAVVTGAARGIGEATARQLHADGFAVALMDLAPEVGDLARELSGGTGNAIGIRGDVADPRAWADAASAARTLGSVSVLVSNAMTVDIASLDETSTASWHRQLDVMLTGTFHGVKTFLPDLRAARGSIVLVSSVHAMFGLPGRPAYAAAKAGLTGLGRQLAAEYGPQLRVNTVLPGPILTASWDGIGEQDRRTSAAATALGRLGTPREVASVISFLASEASSYITGASIPVDGGWSVTKDSS
- a CDS encoding DUF4380 domain-containing protein produces the protein MTVSIPQSWVTHGHHDVYWIRTGSLTLGVVPALGGRLLSLRLGERELLWRNPALLGEDLQPVGGHIPAPVSGRLGDWCNYGGDKTWPAPQGWSSPQQWAGPPDPVLDSGHYAVDVCRWEATTELAVTSPPDPRTGLQITRTFTVNTDSEFVIHLSATNVTDHEVTWALWNVTQLPGGGTVEVDVEHRFTEPIEILAGTGVPTWRRSGPDTITIDPQDVVGKLGFPYATGRLRYLHQNVTLAWDFPVDEDAPYPDEGARAELWMEHPQPAPLASLDGLDPPDRIVECEVLSASHTLAPGSSMTFPVKLSVHTSPGGGR